A genomic window from Gossypium hirsutum isolate 1008001.06 chromosome D10, Gossypium_hirsutum_v2.1, whole genome shotgun sequence includes:
- the LOC107915797 gene encoding ACT domain-containing protein ACR10, whose protein sequence is MGILREDVVVISPAEKAGDPTVISVNCPDKTGLGCDLCRIVLHFGLSIARGDFSTDGKWCYIVLWVDGKTNTRWDLLEKRLLEVCPSYFSTSGIDYYRPVNQQPKQLDVYLLKFWCSCVRKGLLHDITLVLFDLELTIKRVKVSTTPDGKVMDLFFITDTRELLHTKERQGETILHFITALGDILESCEIESAGEEITACSQGTSFLPSAITEDMFSLELPARHPGGLLASDPISVTVDNSLSPSHTLIQILCQDHKGLIYDSMRTLKDYNIQVSYGRFFANRRGGCELDLFIVQADGKKIIDRNKQNALCSRLRMELFRPLRVAVVSRGPDTELLVANPVELSGRGRPLVFHDITLALKNLNIQIFSVEIGRHMICDREWEVYRILLDEGDSHHVSRNMIEEGVRKLLMGWE, encoded by the exons atgggaattttgagGGAAGATGTTGTAGTGATAAGTCCAGCAGAGAAAGCAGGGGATCCCACTGTGATATCGGTGAATTGCCCTGATAAGACTGGATTAGGCTGTGATTTGTGTAGGATTGTTTTGCACTTTGGGTTAAGCATTGCTAGAGGAG ATTTCTCAACAGATGGAAAATGGTGCTACATAGTGCTTTGGGTGGATGGGAAAACAAACACAAGGTGGGATTTGCTTGAGAAAAGGCTATTGGAAGTTTGTCCTTCGTATTTTTCGACATCCGGGATAGACTATTACAGGCCTGTAAATCAGCAACCAAAGCAACTGGATGTATATCTTCTGAAGTTTTGGTGTTCTTGTGTTAGGAAAGGACTGTTACATg ACATAACTCTGGTCCTTTTTGACCTGGAGCTTACaataaagagagtgaaggtaTCCACTACTCCAGATGGAAAAGTGATGGACCTCTTTTTCATCACTGATACCAG gGAACTACTTCATACAAAAGAACGGCAAGGTGAAACAATTCTTCACTTCATAACTGCACTAGGTGATATATTGGAAAGTTGTGAGATTGAATCAGCTGGCGAGGAAATAACTGCATGTTCACAAGGAACATCGTTTCTTCCTTCTGCAATCACTGAAGACATGTTCAGTTTAGAGCTGCCTGCACGACATCCAGGTGGATTACTTGCTTCTGACCCAATATCAGTGACAGTTGACAACTCCCTTAGCCCCTCCCACACACTTATTCAAATCCTCTGCCAGGATCACAAAGGTCTAATATATGATAGCATGAGAACCCTAAAGGACTACAATATCCAG GTTTCGTACGGACGATTCTTTGCAAACCGAAGAGGTGGCTGTGAGTTGGACTTGTTCATAGTGCAAGCCGATGGCAAGAAAATCATAGACCGCAATAAGCAAAATGCGCTGTGCTCTCGTCTAAGAATGGAGCTTTTTCGTCCTCTTAGAGTAGCCGTGGTAAGCAGGGGACCTGATACTGAGCTACTAGTAGCAAACCCTGTTGAGTTGTCTGGCAGAGGCCGGCCTCTTGTTTTTCACGACATAACCCTTGCTCTCAAGAATCTCAACATCCAGATCTTTTCG GTCGAGATAGGGAGACACATGATATGTGATCGAGAATGGGAAGTATATAGGATCCTACTCGACGAAGGAGATAGTCATCATGTTTCGAGGAATATGATCGAAGAGGGTGTTAGAAAATTGTTAATGGGATGGGAATAG